The DNA sequence GAAAATAAGCTACGAATTGCTTAAATTGGATACAATTATGGAGGTGCAATAAGACAATTGTGCCGTTTTTAACCAACCTAAACTTGAAAATATTATGGGAAACAAAACGAACTGGTTGGCCATCATTGCCGCCGCAGTAGCAGGCATGGGCCTCGGATTTTTATTTTACGGAGCCTTGTTTCAGGACATCTGGATGGCAGGCAATGGCTTGACACAGGGAGCAACAGAAATGGAAATGTTGCGCTACGGTGAGAAAGTAGATGTAAGTGCGCTGCCGATGATCATCAACACAGTAGCCATGTTTATCTACGCCCTGATCATGAACTGGCTCATCGGAAAAACCAGCATGACCAGCTGGGCCGGTGGTGCTACCCTCGGTGCTGCCGTAGGCTTCATCGTGTTCCTGAACACCTATGTAAGCAATCGTTTCGCTGCTAATCCTACTTCCTTGTCGATGGTTGATGGAGGTTATGCTTTTCTGCTTTTCATCGCCATGGGTGCGATCATTGGTGGTTGGCGGAAGTCTTAGCAAAGTGTAAGGGTTGTATGCCGAAGGCCTGGCTATGCCAAGGGTTCAAAGGTCAATGATCTTTACACCTTTACACCTTTACACTTTTACACCCTTACACTTTTCCAACCAATCCCCCCCTTACCGCTTATAATTAGCTTCATAAAGCTCAATCCATTCCTGCATGGTCATTTTCTGTGCCAGCTCCGCAATCAGTGCGTAGGGGATTTCTTCCACCTTTTTAAATCGGATACAGCTTTTTCCCATGTCGAGCTTTCGCTTATTGTGTTTGGGATATTCGGCTACAAACCACTCCATAAGTTCAGGATTGGCGTAGATGCCCATGTGGTAGAGCGCGATGAAGTTCTTTTGGGAAGCGATGTTCATGAAAGGCAGCGGTAGTTTGGTATCGCAGTGATAACCAGCAGGGTAGGCCGAGTGAGGCACTACGTAGCCGATCATTCCGTAGTTCATGGTTTCCTCAAAACCAGCAGGAATATTTTGCTGGATCGTAGTACGTAGTTGCTGCATCGCCGCTTGGCGATCTTCGGGCAGTTGTTCGATATAATTATCGGGGGTGATGGCTTCGGTCTTCATCTTTTGCGCTATATTTTTATCTTGAGCAAAAATAAGAAATTATGCGCCAACATATTGCCCGGATTGCGCTGGTGGTAGCCGATTACGATGACGCGATAGCTTTCTATACCCAAAAGCTGAAGTTTGAACTTTTGGAAGATACCCAGCTGACGCCGGAAAAACGCTGGGTGGTGGTCGCGCCTCCTGGTGGCAAGGAATGTGCCCTGCTGTTGGCCAGAGCGGCCAATGAGGAGCAGCGGAAATCCATCGGCAACCAGACCGGCGGCCGGGTGTTCCTCTTTCTGTATACCGATGATTTTTGGCGGGATTTCGAAAACATGAAAGCCGAAGGCATTGAATTTGTGCGTGGGCCGGTAGAAGAACCCTACGGCACCGTAGCCGTTTTCAAAGACTTGTACGGCAACCTGTGGGATTTTATTCAGCCTAAGGGGTAGGTCTTTTTGGGGCCGTGCTCCGTAGCTCCGTAGCGCCGGGTTTTAAACCTGGCGCTACGGAGCTACGAAGCTACTCGGGCATAATTCCGGGGTTAATTTTGCGCGTTGGAGAAATCTATCTGAACAGTATCTTCTACTTTGAGGCCCAGGAGACTTGCTCCACGGTCCATGTTGATGGCAATTTCCAGAAGATCGGCAGAATTGAACCGGCACAAGATCTCACCCACTGCTACATCGTGAAAGTTGGTGGAGAGCTCTGT is a window from the Lewinella sp. LCG006 genome containing:
- a CDS encoding DUF1761 domain-containing protein, giving the protein MGNKTNWLAIIAAAVAGMGLGFLFYGALFQDIWMAGNGLTQGATEMEMLRYGEKVDVSALPMIINTVAMFIYALIMNWLIGKTSMTSWAGGATLGAAVGFIVFLNTYVSNRFAANPTSLSMVDGGYAFLLFIAMGAIIGGWRKS
- a CDS encoding DUF1801 domain-containing protein is translated as MKTEAITPDNYIEQLPEDRQAAMQQLRTTIQQNIPAGFEETMNYGMIGYVVPHSAYPAGYHCDTKLPLPFMNIASQKNFIALYHMGIYANPELMEWFVAEYPKHNKRKLDMGKSCIRFKKVEEIPYALIAELAQKMTMQEWIELYEANYKR
- a CDS encoding VOC family protein — translated: MRQHIARIALVVADYDDAIAFYTQKLKFELLEDTQLTPEKRWVVVAPPGGKECALLLARAANEEQRKSIGNQTGGRVFLFLYTDDFWRDFENMKAEGIEFVRGPVEEPYGTVAVFKDLYGNLWDFIQPKG